The Phoenix dactylifera cultivar Barhee BC4 chromosome 9, palm_55x_up_171113_PBpolish2nd_filt_p, whole genome shotgun sequence genome window below encodes:
- the LOC103700869 gene encoding uncharacterized protein LOC103700869: MRFPSDHRGQAGRRCRCHLPIYRALRNTFLRCDSVSWAGTNHGTARGRERRGGGAEASLAGDYKKEASSLSIMVHNDSSIGLAQLILDVVFVVKSLDLWMTN, encoded by the exons ATGCGGTTTCCAAGTGATCACAGGG GGCAAGCTGGGCGCCGGTGCCGTTGCCACTTGCCTATATATAGAGCTCTTCGGAATACTTTCCTTCGATGCGACTCGGTGAGTTGGGCGGGGACGAACCACGGCACCGCCCGAGGACGAGAACGACGAGGAGGAGGTGCGGAGGCGTCCCTCGCCGGAGACTACAAGAAGGAAG CTTCATCCTTGTCTATTATGGTGCATAATGATTCCTCCATAGGCCTCGCTCAACTT ATATTGGATGTAGTTTTTGTTGTCAAATCACTGGACTTGTGG ATGACAAATTAG